The window CCGCCGCGCCGATCAGCGAGCCGAAGGCGCGTAGCGTATTGATGGTGCCGGACACATAAGGTCCTTCGGAGGGCTGTACCACGCTGGTGATCAGGAACAGCATCGACACCACCGCCATCGGTTGCCCAAGGGCTTGCAGTGTTTGCGCCAGGACGAACTGGTCGCGATTCCATTCGCTGGTCAACTGCGCGCCGCACAGACACGCCAGCGCGATCAGCAGCAGCCCCAACGCGAATACCACGCGGGCATCAACCCACTTCTGGTACAGCAGCAGCGCCACCAACGGCCCAAGGATCAGTTGTGGCAGCGCGACGATCAGGCCGATGGACGCCATCTGCAACGGTCGATACTGCTGAAGCGGGGTGAGATAGCTTGCCGGTAACAGTGAACTGGACATCAACACTACCAGCAGGGAAACGAACAGCGTGCAGCCCAGTCCCAGGTTGCGGCGTCCCAGGATTTGCAACTTGATGAACGGTGAAGGGTGATACCACTCGCTCACCAGGTAGATAGCCAACAGGGCCAGGCCAGCCACTAGCGATGAGATGATCAACGGCGAATGAAACCAGTCCAGCCGTACACCTTGATCCAGGGCGATGGCAATCAGGCCGAGCGCCGGTACACCGCAAGCCATGCCGAACCAGTTGGCCTGTGGAAAACGGTGCTGCTGGATGGATTCCTTCGGCAGGCCCCAGGCGATCAGGCATCCCGCGATGAGCGCCAGGGGAATGCTTTGCCAATACACCCACCGCCAATCATTCAGACCATCGGTCCAGTGTCCGGTCAACCAGATGGACAGATTGGGCGCGAAGGTCGCGGTCATCGCATACAGCGCCAAACCATATAGGCGGATGGGCGGTGGCAGGAATTTCAGGGCCGCCATCATCAGCAACGGAATCGTCGTGCCGCTGGCAATGCCTTGCACAAAACGCAAGGCCAGCAGCAGGTCCAGGTTATGGATCAAGGGCAGGATTGCCGCCAGCAGTGCACAGATGCCGAGCATCCACAGTTCCAGGCGTCGTACTGAAAGGGTAATGGCGAACCAGGCTGAAAAGGGCATGGCAATCAACTCCCCGGCACTGTACGCCGTGGTTAACCACGAGCCGTCGTCGAAGCCCAGGCCCATGGCCCCCCTGATGTCAGCCAACGCCAATGCGCCGACCCGGATATTCAACCCAGCCATCATCGCGGCGATGAAAATCCCCAGCAGACCCACCAGCGGACGTTTTGAAGGCGTGGCCTGGGGGGCTATGCTGGCCGTGACGGTTGCTGGCAACAATGTGGCGCTGTTCATGGGGCGGCCCTTGAGCGAGCTGAGCGAGGCGAGACACGGACCAGCGGGTCATCCGATGAAGACGCGGGCGACTCATCGATGCTCGCTTGCGGCGTGCTCTGCAGTCTCGCCGCCTCCCAACCACCCCCCAGCGACTTGTAGAGATTGACCACGGTGAGCGTGGCGTCGGTTGCGCTGGCATTGAGGCGGGTCTGACTGGCAAGCAGGTTGAGTTGCGCGGTCAGCACGCTCAGATAGTCGGCTGCACCTTGTTCATAGCCTCGTTCGGCGGCACGTAATGCCTGCCGGTTCTGTTCATAGGAAACCAGCAAATCCTCGTGCTGGCGCTGTTGGGCAGCCCAGGCATCCAGGGCATTGTCCACCTCGTGCCAGGCTCGCAATACGGTATGCCGATAGGTGATCGCCGCCGTTCTTTGCCGTGATTCGTTCAAGGCCAGGCGTTGCGTCAATCGTCCGCCCTGGAAGATCGGCAAGTAGACCGTCGGGCCGATGGAAAAAACACGGGAGTCCCAACTGGAGAGATCACCGCTTTCGAAGGCTTCCACGCCGATTCGACCTTTGAGCCCGATACGCGGGTAAAAGTCAGCCTTGGCGACACCGATGGCTGCGGTAGCGGCATGCAGCTGCGCTTCGGCACGCTGGATGTCGGGGCGTCGGTGAGCCAATTCGGAAGAGACGCCAACCGGAACGTGGGTTGGAAGCGACGGCAAGGGCATGGCTTGACGCAGTTGTACATCCAGTGCGCGGGGCTGCTCTCCCAGCAGCAACGCCAGTGCGTTCATCTGTGCATTGCGTTGTTGGGTCAGTTCGGGAACCGTGGCCTTGATTGTCGCCAATTGCGCGCGAGCGGACGAGGTTTCGAAGCGCGTGGCAACACCATTGCGCTCACGGCTTTCGGCAAGCCCCAGCGTGCGCTCGGCAATCGTCAGGTTTTGCTGGGCGATGTCCAGTTGCGCCTGGGTTCCGCGCAATTGCAAATAAGTTCTGGCCACTTCGGCGGACAAGGCTACCCGTGCGGCTTCGCGATCATGGATGGTGGCTTGCAGGGTCGCCGCAGCGCCCTCGCGCCCGCGTTGCGCTCGGCCCCAAAGGTCGATTTCCCAACTGGCATCGAAGCCTAGTTGCCAGAAATTGCCGGGGCCCACAGGCGCACCCAGCGCGGCGAACTTGCCATGTTCGCTGAGCCTCTCACGGGCGTAGCTGGCGTTGGCATCCACGCTGGGTAGCAGGCGCGAAGAGGCGATGCCCAGTTGCGCTCGGCTTTGTTCAATGCGTTCGCCGGCTATCTGTAAATCAAGATTGCCCGCTTGGGCACGCGATTGCAGTTGGGCGAGTAACGTGTCGTTGAACAGCAACCACCATTGGGAGGGCACTGCCGCGTCGGACATGGGGGCGACATTCGCGTGTTCTGGCCGCGGTGCCAGCTCTACGACCCTCAGCCCGCTTTCCGGTTTCATGAAGTCGGGGCCTGCCGTACAACCGGCCAGGGACAACACGCCAAGCGTTGCGATTGCGCTCGTGAACTTCAGGATGCGTGGGGGTGACTCTCTGAAAGCCGACATTGCCTGTTCCTGAAAGGTTGCAGCGTTGCCCGGCGAGCGTGCGCCATGGCGTCGATAAATCTTCGGCAGCGACGTGCTCGCTGTGAATTCATGTTATTGACGCGGGCGTGCAGGCGCACTTCTACATGGGTTCAGCAAAGCCATACCTCAGTGGCGGGGAGATATACGAAGGTATGGAGGGGCGAGGGGCTTACTGGGATCAGTGCCGTTGCAGCACAGCAGTTTCGATGCAGCCTAACAATCGGCCGGCTTCACAGGGTTTGGGCAGGCAGGCAACCAGTCCCGGTGTGTCGGCACCCAGGTGCGGGTAAGCGGTAATGAATATGGTGGGGATCTGAAAACCCATCGCGTTCAGTTTTTCGTGCAACTGCACACCGCTCATTCCCGGCATCTGGATATCGGAAATCAGGCAGTGCGTCTCTGCGAGGGTGTTGGCGTCGAGGAACGCCAGGGCGTTGCGATAGGTTTGGACTTGATAGCCGCTGGAGCGCAACAAGCCTTCCAGAGCTGTCCGAACGGATTCGTCATCATCCACGACGGCTATCGTCGCGGTATTGCGTTTTGGGGTGTCGTGCATAGTGGGTCGCTCGTGACAGCGCCTGTCGTCATTACACGATACGCGGTCTCGAAGGGCGTAAAAGTATACCTACGTATAGCGTGTTAAGACTAAAGGCTCGACGTTGGCCTGATTCGTTCACTCACGGTCGGCGGCGCGTAACCCAGGGGATACTTGCACTGTACCCGGGTACAACTGACCTCGGCTGGTTGCCTGCGTAGACTGGCGCCCATCGCCGGGTGCAGATTCGCCACCGCCGGTCTGCGCGCATTGCCGATTAATCCGCTGTCGCTCAATGAAATCACTTGAAGGGCTTTGATGAGGCGCTAATCTAGGCTTTGACAACACGACCCGTTCTGGATCCCGGTACAGCCTCATCAACGGTCCTCCAGCCAAGCCACGGAAGCCGCCCCACGCGACGACATCGGCACTTGCGATATGACACAGGACGACAGCCCAACGGCAGCGTGCGGCCTATAACACAACTGATTGATCCGTGCCGATGGATAACCACATGCAAGTATTATGGGACGATGGCGAGCGAATTTTCTGTCGCGAATCACGACTGGGCGTAGAGGGCGATCGCAACGTCCTGATAGCGCGGCCTGCCGCCGAACAACCGCCTCCCGGCTGTATTGACCGTCTGGCTCATGAGTTTAGTCTCAAGGATGAACTGAACAGTAGCTGGTCGGTGCGGCCTCTGGAAATGGTGCGCGACGGCACCCGAATGCAGTTGGTGCTCGAGGATCCAGGGGGCGAACCGCTTGTGCAGTTGCTCAACGTCCCCATGGACACGGCAATCTTTTTACCCCTCGCCGTGAGCATCGCCTCGGCGCTGGGCAAGCTCCACCAGTGCGGCCTCGTCCATAAGGACATCAAGCCCAGCCATATCCTGGTGAACTGCACCGACGGGCAAGCCCGGCTTACCGGCTTTGGTCTTGCCTCGCGACTGCCGCGGGAGCGGCAGGCGCCCGAGACCCTGGCCGGTACGCTCGCCTATATGGCACCGGAGCAGACCGGCAGGATGAATCGCTCGATCGATTCGCGCTGTGATCTCTATTCTTTCGGCGTCACGCTGTACCAGATGTTGACCGCCTCGTTGCCGTTCACGGCAGCCGATCCGATGGAGTGGGTACACTGCCATATCGCCAAAAAGCCCTTGTCACCCCGCGAACGGGTCGCCTCTGTTCCCCAAATGCTTTCTCGGATCGTCATGAAGCTGCTCGCCAAGACCGCCGAGGAACGTTACCAGACGGCCGCCAGTGTCGAGCATGATCTGCGACGGTGCCTGGCAGACTGGCAGCAGTTGTGCCAGATCAATGTCTTCGTCCTGGGCGAGCAGGGGGCATCCGAGCGGCTGCTGATTCCGGAAAAGCTCTACGGGCGTGAGCGTGAGGTCGCTACCCTGGTTGCGGCGTTCTCCCGGGTCGTTGAAAGCAGTGCACCGGAGTTGGTGCTGGTCACGGGTTACTCCGGTATTGGCAAGTCCTCGGTGGTCAATGAGCTGCACAAGGTGCTGGTGCCGCCACGAGGGCTTTTTGCCAGTGGCAAGTTCGATCAGTATCGGCGTGACGTTCCCTATTCAACGCTGGTGCAGGCTTTTCAGAGCCTGGTGCGCACGCTGTTGGGCAAGAACGACACGGAACTGGCGAGCTGGCGTGACGCTTTGCTGCAAGCGCTGGCTGCCAATGCGCGGCTGATGACCGATCTCATTCCCGAGCTCAAGCTGATCATCGGTGAGCCACCGCCGGTGCCGCCGCTTGATCCTCAACAGGAGCAACGCCGTTTTCTTCTGGTGTTCCGGCATTTTATTGGTGTATTTGCCCGCCAGGAGCATCCGCTGGCGCTGTTTCTCGACGATCTGCAATGGCTCGACGCTGCCACGCTCGACCTGCTGGCGGATCTGTTGACCAGTTCGGACGTGCGGCATTTGATGCTGGTAGGGGCATACCGCAGCAACGAGGTGGACGCCTCGCATCCGTTGACTGCCAAACTCGAGGCCATTCGCCGCGCAGGTGGCAAGATCGGTGAGATCTCGCTGGCGCCGCTGGGCAAAGTGCATGTCGAGCAACTGATCGGCGATGCGCTTCATGACGAACCTGAACGCATCGAGCCCTTGGCGCAGTTGGTTCTGGATAAAACCGCCGGCAACCCGTTCTTTGTGATCCAGTTTCTGCAAGCATTGGCCGATGAGCAACTGCTGACTTTCGATCATGAAACTCGGCAGTGGTGGTGGGACCCCGATCGTATTCATGCCAAGGGCTACACGGACAACATTGTGGACTTGATGGTTGGCAAACTGGTTCGCTTGCCGAGCGAAACGCAAGATGCGTTGCAGCAGCTTGCCTGCCTGGGCAGCGTCGCCGGGTTCAAGGCGCTGTCCACCGCTCTGGGCGTGCCCAAGGCTCAGGTCCGCGCGCTTTTTTGGGAGGCGACTCGCCAGGAACTGGTCGAGCGGCGCGACGGTGGTTATGGGTTTGTTCACGATCGTATTCACGAGGCCGCTTACACACTGATCCCCGCCGACTTGCGCGCCGCTGCTCACTTGCGTATCGGTCGGCTGCTGGTGGCGCAAACGTCCGCTCAGGAGCGCGAGGAAGCGATTTTCGAGATCGTCGGCCAGCTTAATCGCGGCGCTGCGTTGCTCACTGACCAGGACGAGCGAGAGCAACTGGCGGCGTTCAACCTGATGGCCGGTCAACGGGCCAAGGCGTCGACAGCCTTTGCTTCAGCGCTCAACTACCTCACCGCCGGGGCGCAGATGCTGGGCGACGATGCCTGGGGGGCTCACCATGAGTTGATCTTCGCCCTGGAACTCAACAGGGCCGAGTGCGAGTTTCTCTCCGGGCAACTGAGTGTCGCGGACGAGCGCCTGAGTGCGCTGGCCAAGCGTGCTGTGACGGTGATCGAACGCGCCAGCGTCGCTTGTCTGCTAATGGACGTCTACCTGCTTCTGGATCGCAGTGACGGTGCGGTCGCTGTCTGTCTCGACTACCTGCGACATGTGGGGATCGTATGGTCGGCCCATCCGAGCGACGATGACGTGCGCCACGAGTATGATCGAATCGGGACTTTGCTGGGAGAACGGACCATTGAGGAGCTTATCGATTTGCCTCTGATGGAAGACGCGACCGCCCTGGCGACCCTCGACGCGCTGGGCAAGCTCTTCGCGCCAGCCTTGCAGAGCGAAGCGAACCTGGCGGACCTGTTGATCTGCAAGGCGGTCAACCTGAGTCTTGAGCATGGCAACTGCGATGCGTCCTGTGTGCTCTATGCCAATTTGTTCAGGGTCGCTGGTAGACGTTTCGGGGATTACCAAGTGGGTTTGCGGTTTGGTCAGCTGGGCTGCGAACTCGTCGAAAAGCGCGGTCTGACGCGATTCGAGGCCAGCACGTACTTGTGCTTTTCCTGCTTTGCCGTGCGCTGGATGAAGCCTGTGGAGCAGTGCCGAGACCTGTTGCGCCGCTCGTTTGTGGCGGCGAACCGGATCGGTGATCTGCCCTATGGCGCCTACGCGGGCAACAACCTCACCGCTGATCTGCTCTTCGCCGGTGAGCCGCTGGCCGGTGTACAGGACGAGGCCGAACGCGGCCTGGCCTATGCCAGGAAGGTGCGCTTCGGGCTGGTGACCGATTTCATCCTCACGCAATTGGCGTTGATCCGGATGCTGCGAGGGTTGACCCGCGGCTTCGGCCGCCTGGATGGCGGCCCGTCAAACGAAATCGACACCGAAGCCCACTTGTCCAGCAACCCGGATCTGGTATTGGCTGAGTGTCTGTACTGGGTCCGAAAACTGCAGGCCCGCTATCTGGCCGACGATCCTGTATCGGCCCTTGAGGCGGCCACCAAAGCGCAGCGTTTGCTCTGGGTTTGCCAGGCGTTCTTTGAGGAAGCCGAATATCATTTCTATGGCGCCCTGGCGCGGGCCGCCTGCTGTGACAGCGCCCCAATGGATGAGCAGAGGCAGTATCTGGTCGCGATGGCCGCCGATCACCGCCAGCTCCAGACCTGGGCGCAGCAGTGCCCGGAGAACTTCGCGAGTCGCGCCGCGCTGGTCGGCGCCGAAATTGCCCGGGTCGAAGGGCGCGTGATCGACGCCGAGCTACTCTACGAGCAAGCCATCGACGCCGCGCAGCAGAGCGGTTTCGTGCATATCGAGGCGCTGGCCAATGAACTGGCGTCGCGCTTCTACGCGGCGCGCGGCTTTGCCAAGGTCGCTCGCGTCTATCTGCAGGACGCCCGTTACGGTTACCTGCGCTGGGGGGCCGAGGGCAAGGTGCGACATCTGGAGAGCAAGTACCCGTCGTTGAGCACTGAAGAACCTGCGCTTGGGCCGACGACGATGACGACTCTCGTCGACCACCTTGATCTGGCCACGGTTCTCAAGGTCTCCCAAGCCGTGTCGGGAGAAATCGTCCTGGAGAAGCTGATCGACAGGATCATGTTCACGGCGATTGAACAGGCTGGTGCCGAGCGTGGGCTGTTGATTCTCCCGGA is drawn from Pseudomonas rhizophila and contains these coding sequences:
- a CDS encoding MFS transporter, yielding MNSATLLPATVTASIAPQATPSKRPLVGLLGIFIAAMMAGLNIRVGALALADIRGAMGLGFDDGSWLTTAYSAGELIAMPFSAWFAITLSVRRLELWMLGICALLAAILPLIHNLDLLLALRFVQGIASGTTIPLLMMAALKFLPPPIRLYGLALYAMTATFAPNLSIWLTGHWTDGLNDWRWVYWQSIPLALIAGCLIAWGLPKESIQQHRFPQANWFGMACGVPALGLIAIALDQGVRLDWFHSPLIISSLVAGLALLAIYLVSEWYHPSPFIKLQILGRRNLGLGCTLFVSLLVVLMSSSLLPASYLTPLQQYRPLQMASIGLIVALPQLILGPLVALLLYQKWVDARVVFALGLLLIALACLCGAQLTSEWNRDQFVLAQTLQALGQPMAVVSMLFLITSVVQPSEGPYVSGTINTLRAFGSLIGAAAVTQLITVRSRFHGEMLLDQTALVSNISAVAPEPAQLMGIISQQALVLSIADAYRVLGLLALLLIPLVLRLTCIPPPVTQVAPSPSSSHG
- a CDS encoding efflux transporter outer membrane subunit; the encoded protein is MSAFRESPPRILKFTSAIATLGVLSLAGCTAGPDFMKPESGLRVVELAPRPEHANVAPMSDAAVPSQWWLLFNDTLLAQLQSRAQAGNLDLQIAGERIEQSRAQLGIASSRLLPSVDANASYARERLSEHGKFAALGAPVGPGNFWQLGFDASWEIDLWGRAQRGREGAAATLQATIHDREAARVALSAEVARTYLQLRGTQAQLDIAQQNLTIAERTLGLAESRERNGVATRFETSSARAQLATIKATVPELTQQRNAQMNALALLLGEQPRALDVQLRQAMPLPSLPTHVPVGVSSELAHRRPDIQRAEAQLHAATAAIGVAKADFYPRIGLKGRIGVEAFESGDLSSWDSRVFSIGPTVYLPIFQGGRLTQRLALNESRQRTAAITYRHTVLRAWHEVDNALDAWAAQQRQHEDLLVSYEQNRQALRAAERGYEQGAADYLSVLTAQLNLLASQTRLNASATDATLTVVNLYKSLGGGWEAARLQSTPQASIDESPASSSDDPLVRVSPRSARSRAAP
- a CDS encoding response regulator transcription factor yields the protein MHDTPKRNTATIAVVDDDESVRTALEGLLRSSGYQVQTYRNALAFLDANTLAETHCLISDIQMPGMSGVQLHEKLNAMGFQIPTIFITAYPHLGADTPGLVACLPKPCEAGRLLGCIETAVLQRH
- a CDS encoding trifunctional serine/threonine-protein kinase/ATP-binding protein/sensor histidine kinase → MQVLWDDGERIFCRESRLGVEGDRNVLIARPAAEQPPPGCIDRLAHEFSLKDELNSSWSVRPLEMVRDGTRMQLVLEDPGGEPLVQLLNVPMDTAIFLPLAVSIASALGKLHQCGLVHKDIKPSHILVNCTDGQARLTGFGLASRLPRERQAPETLAGTLAYMAPEQTGRMNRSIDSRCDLYSFGVTLYQMLTASLPFTAADPMEWVHCHIAKKPLSPRERVASVPQMLSRIVMKLLAKTAEERYQTAASVEHDLRRCLADWQQLCQINVFVLGEQGASERLLIPEKLYGREREVATLVAAFSRVVESSAPELVLVTGYSGIGKSSVVNELHKVLVPPRGLFASGKFDQYRRDVPYSTLVQAFQSLVRTLLGKNDTELASWRDALLQALAANARLMTDLIPELKLIIGEPPPVPPLDPQQEQRRFLLVFRHFIGVFARQEHPLALFLDDLQWLDAATLDLLADLLTSSDVRHLMLVGAYRSNEVDASHPLTAKLEAIRRAGGKIGEISLAPLGKVHVEQLIGDALHDEPERIEPLAQLVLDKTAGNPFFVIQFLQALADEQLLTFDHETRQWWWDPDRIHAKGYTDNIVDLMVGKLVRLPSETQDALQQLACLGSVAGFKALSTALGVPKAQVRALFWEATRQELVERRDGGYGFVHDRIHEAAYTLIPADLRAAAHLRIGRLLVAQTSAQEREEAIFEIVGQLNRGAALLTDQDEREQLAAFNLMAGQRAKASTAFASALNYLTAGAQMLGDDAWGAHHELIFALELNRAECEFLSGQLSVADERLSALAKRAVTVIERASVACLLMDVYLLLDRSDGAVAVCLDYLRHVGIVWSAHPSDDDVRHEYDRIGTLLGERTIEELIDLPLMEDATALATLDALGKLFAPALQSEANLADLLICKAVNLSLEHGNCDASCVLYANLFRVAGRRFGDYQVGLRFGQLGCELVEKRGLTRFEASTYLCFSCFAVRWMKPVEQCRDLLRRSFVAANRIGDLPYGAYAGNNLTADLLFAGEPLAGVQDEAERGLAYARKVRFGLVTDFILTQLALIRMLRGLTRGFGRLDGGPSNEIDTEAHLSSNPDLVLAECLYWVRKLQARYLADDPVSALEAATKAQRLLWVCQAFFEEAEYHFYGALARAACCDSAPMDEQRQYLVAMAADHRQLQTWAQQCPENFASRAALVGAEIARVEGRVIDAELLYEQAIDAAQQSGFVHIEALANELASRFYAARGFAKVARVYLQDARYGYLRWGAEGKVRHLESKYPSLSTEEPALGPTTMTTLVDHLDLATVLKVSQAVSGEIVLEKLIDRIMFTAIEQAGAERGLLILPDGGEYRVAAQVTTGGDTTQLHDVAVSATLLPESILYHVLRTQETVFLDDALVAGTFAEDPYIRQQQARSILCLPLMNQAKLVGALYLENNLAARVFSPTRIAVLKLVASRAAISLENARLYREVAEREAKIRRLVDANIIGILFWNAEGDIIEANDAFLRMVGYAREDLTSGRLRWRDLTVPEFLELSERSLAQALLTGQASPYEKEYFRKDGSRVPVIVGLVTFEASSREGVAFVLDLTERKLAEEKIRESERRYREVQTELAHANRVATMGQLVASIAHEVNQPIAAAILNADAALRWLNAQPPEIEEVRQVLGRLIVDANRAADVLGRIRGHIRKAPPQKGLVDINAAISEMIEFTRSQIIKSGASIQTQLMDGMPFIEGDRVELQQVLLNLIMNALEAMSAVGEGERQLLIRAAPGDGGNVVVSVSDSGPGFASQSTDLVFTSFYTTKPTGLGLGLSICRSIIEAHGGCLRAHANQPRGATVQFTLPIAQQ